One genomic window of Halolamina sediminis includes the following:
- a CDS encoding DUF7091 family protein, producing the protein MDERLERFIRTKLRRAGEQFEEAREAYHEGKAPGEFDLASDDEGRAKIVCRRHADRRAVIVDGEGRPACFDADHPDCRGCAEDVREGIVETW; encoded by the coding sequence ATGGACGAGCGCCTCGAACGGTTCATCCGGACCAAACTCCGGCGCGCAGGCGAGCAGTTCGAGGAGGCCCGCGAGGCCTACCACGAGGGGAAGGCGCCGGGGGAGTTCGACCTGGCGAGCGACGACGAGGGGCGGGCGAAGATCGTCTGCCGGCGTCACGCCGACCGCCGCGCGGTGATCGTCGACGGCGAGGGGCGGCCGGCCTGTTTCGACGCCGACCACCCCGACTGCCGGGGCTGTGCGGAGGACGTCCGCGAGGGGATCGTCGAGACGTGGTAG